A single window of Leptospira semungkisensis DNA harbors:
- a CDS encoding DoxX family protein, producing MFYSLTQTKEGLGPLFLRLGLAICIFPHGAQKAMGWFDGAGFQTAMDYFTSTLGAPYFLGLMVIGFEFVGSVALVFGLFTRIWALGIGIILIVAASTHVPYGFFMNWFGDKGGEGFEYHILAVSISFALFFLGAGSFSIDKKLGDWSA from the coding sequence ATGTTTTATTCCCTAACACAAACGAAAGAAGGTCTGGGGCCTTTATTCTTAAGACTGGGCCTTGCAATCTGCATCTTCCCGCATGGAGCACAAAAGGCAATGGGATGGTTCGATGGAGCCGGATTTCAAACTGCTATGGATTATTTTACATCCACCCTCGGAGCTCCGTATTTTCTAGGATTGATGGTGATCGGTTTCGAGTTTGTGGGAAGCGTCGCTTTAGTCTTCGGACTCTTTACCAGAATTTGGGCATTGGGAATAGGGATCATATTGATCGTAGCTGCGAGCACTCATGTTCCTTATGGATTCTTTATGAATTGGTTCGGTGATAAAGGAGGAGAAGGTTTCGAATATCATATCCTCGCAGTGAGCATTTCTTTTGCGTTATTCTTCCTTGGTGCAGGTTCTTTTTCTATCGATAAAAAGCTGGGGGATTGGTCCGCTTAA